GGGATCATCGTCATGTTCTGGACGCCGCCCGCGACCACCAGGTCCTGGGTGCCGGAGAGCACCGCCTGCGCGGCGAAGTGCACGGCCTGTTGCGAGGAGCCGCACTGCCGGTCGACGGTGGTGCCCGGTACCTCCTCGGGCAGCCCGGCGGCCAGCCAACTGGTGCGGGCGATGTCACCGGCCTGCGGGCCGACGGTGTCCAGGCAGCCGAAGACGACGTCCTCCACGGCGGCCGGGTCCACGCCGGCGCGTGCGACGAGCGCCCTTAGGACATGGGCGCCGAGGTCGGCCGGATGGACCTGGCCGAGCCCTCCTCCGCGCCGCCCCACGGGCGTGCGGACTGCTTCGACGATGTAGGCCTCGGCCATGGCAACTCCCTTGTTGTCAAAGGTTGTTCACCGCATGTGCGTCAGGGCTGGGGCTCCGCGCGTACGGCGATCCCCTCCAGGACCATCGACAGGTACTGGCGGGCGATCTCCTCCGGGCCGAGTCGTCCGCCGGGCCGGTACCAGGAGGCGGCGACCCACACCGTGTCGCGCACGAACCGGTAGGTGAGCCTGGTGTCGAGGTCGGCCCGGAACTCCTCGGCGGCCACGCCGCGTTCCAGCGTGGTCAGCCATGCCTTCTCGAACTTGCGCTGTGACGCGTCGAGGAACTGGAACCGGTCCTGCGCGACCAGTTTCTTGGCCTCGTTCTGGTAGATCGCGACGGCGGCGCGGTGCCGGTCGATGGCGCGGAACGACTCGACGACCAGGGCCTCGAAGGTCTCCCGGGGGCGCAGTTCGGCGTCCAGGACGGCGTCGTAGCCCTCCCAGAGTTCGTCGAGGAAGGTCCGCAGGATCTCCTCCAGCATCGCGTCCTTGGACTCGAAGTAGTAGTAGAGGCTGCCCGCGAGCATGCCGACGTCGTCCGCGATCCTGCGGACGGTGGTGGCGTTGTAGCCCAGGTCGGCGAAGACCGTCGCGGCCCGGTCGAGGAGTTCCCGACGGCGGGCGGGCGCGGCGGGGGGCTTGTCGCCGGCGGTCGTCGTGGGCTTCTTCTTGGTCGGCACGCTGTTCCTCGTCCTCACGGGTGCTGGTTGCTGACGGAGACGATCTCACCCGTCAGGTACGAGGAGTAGCCGGACGCGAGGAAGACGATCACGTTGGCCACCTCCCAGGGTTCGGCGTACCGCCCGAGGGCCTCGCGTGCGGTCAGTTCCTCCAGCAGTTCCGGGGTGGTGACCTTCGCGAGGTGCGGGTGCATGGCGAGGCTCGGCGACACGGCGTTGACCCGGACCCCGTACGCGGCCGCCTCGATCGCGGCGCACCTGGTCAGGGCCATGACGCCGGCCTTCGCCGCGGCGTAGTGCGCCTGGCCGGCCTGGGCGCGCCAGCCGACGACGGAGGCGTTGTTGACGATCACGCCGGTCCCGGTTTCCCGCATGAGTCGCAGGGCGGCCCGGGTGCAGCGGAAGGTGCCGTTGAGTGTCACGTCCAGCACCCTGGACCACTGTTCGTCGGTCATGTCGACGAGGTCCGAGGTGCCGCCCAGGCCGGCGTTGTTGACGACGATGTCGAGCCGTCCGTGCAGCCGGGCCGCCGCTTCGAACAGGGCCCTCACCTGGTCGTCGTTCGTGACGTCGCAGGGCACCGCGCGGACGGAGTCCGCCCCGAACTCAGCGACCAGCTCGGTCTTGTACTCCTTGAGCCTGCGCGTGTGGGCGTCGCTGATCAGTACGCGCGCGCCCTCCTCCAGGAAGCGTCGCGCGGTGGCTCCGCCGATGCCCGCGCCGGCCGCCGCGGTGATCACGGCGGTCCGTCCGGCGAGCAGACCGTGGCCGGGGACGTACGTCGGAGGGTCGACGTTCTTCATGCGGGCACGCTAACCTACCAAACACTTGTTAGGGAAGGAGCAGCGCTCCATGGACCTCGCCCGTTCCCCCGCCGACGAGGCCTTCCGCGCCGAGGCCCGCGCCTGGCTGCGCGCCCATGTCCCGTCGGAGCCGCTGCCCTCCCTGGAGACCGAGGAGGGCTTCGCCGCACACCGCGCCTGGGAGGCCGAACTGGCCGCCGACCGCTGGTCGGTGGTGCACTGGCCGACCGCGTACGGCGGCCGCGACGCGGGCCTGCCGCGCTGGCTGGTCTTCGAGGAGGAGTACTACGCGGCGGGCGCCCCGGGCCGCGTCGGGCAGAACGGCGTCAACCTCCTCGCCCCGACCCTCTTCGACCACGGCACGGAGGAGCAACGGGCGCGCGTGCTGCCGCCCATGGCCTGCGGCGAGGTGGTGTGGGCCCAGGCGTGGTCGGAGCCCGAGGCCGGGTCCGACCTGGCCTCGCTCACCTCCCGGGCCGTGCGCACGGCCGGGGGCTGGCTGCTGACGGGGCAGAAGACCTGGTCGTCCCGGGCGGCGTTCGCGGACCGGGCGTTCGGCCTGTTCCGCAGCGAGCCCGGGACCGCCCGGCCCCACCAGGGGCTCACGTACCTCATGTTCGACCTGCGCGCCCCCGGTGTGACGGTCCGCCCGATCGGCCGCCTCGACGGCAGGCCCGCGTTCGCCGAACTCTTCCTCGACGACGTGTTCGTGCCGGACGAGGACGTCATCGGCGCGCCCGGCCAGGGCTGGCGCGTCGCGATGTCGACCGCCGGCAACGAACGCGGTCTGACGCTCCGCTCCCCGGGCCGCTTCCTGGCCGCCGCGGACCGGCTGCTCGGCCTCTGGCAGGAGCGGGGGAGCCCGGCGTCCGCGCGCGACGCGGTGGCCGACGCGTTGATCGGCGCCCGCGCCTACGAGCTGTTCACCCACGCGGCCGCCTCCCGCTTCCTTCAGGGCACGCCGATCGGCCCCGAGGCCAGCCTGAACAAGGTCTTCTGGTCCGAGTACGACATCGCCCTGCACGAGACGGCGCTCGACCTGCTCGGCGAGGAGGGCGAGGCGGCGGACACCGGCTGGTCCGAGGGGTACGTCTTCTCCCTCGCCGGCCCGATCTACGCCGGCACCAACGAGATCCAGCGCGACATCATCGCCGAACGCCTCCTCGGCCTGCCGAAGGGCCGCCGCTGACGCGCGACGACGTCCGTCCGAGGGGCCGTCGCGGTCGCGGGGCCTCCACCTCATCTCGACCCCAAGGGCCACCGCCCGACGCGTGGCCCCCTCCCGAACCGAAGGGGCCGCCTCCGATGCGCTTCCTCCTGGACACCGAGCAGCGGGCGTTCGCCGAGTCGCTGGACGCCATGCTGACGGCCGCCGGCACACCCGCCGTCGCACGGGCCTGGGGGCGCGGGGAGCACGCGGTGGGGCGTGCGGTGTGGGCGCGTCTCGCGGAAGCGGGCGTCTTCGCGCTGGCGGCGCCGGAGGCGTACGAGGGGGTCGGTCCGCTCCCCGTCGAACTGGCCGTCGCCTTCGTGGAGCTGGGTCGGCACGCCGTTCCGGGCCCGCTCGTGGAGACGGTGACGGCGACGGTCCTCCTGGCCGGCCTGGACGACCCGGGCCCGGCCGAGCGCCTGCTCCCGGCGCTGGTGTCGGGGAAGGCGATGGCCACGGTGGCGCCGGCGCCGGGGTCGTACGCGCTGGACGGGGACGCGGCGGAGACCCGCCTGTCCCTCGACCCGGCGGCAGGCGGACTGCGCCTCGCCCCCGGCCACGGCCCCGTGCGCCCCTCCCTGGACCCGGCCCGCCGTCTGACCCACCTCTCCCCCGGCGGCGAACTCCTCGCCCCCCACGCGCCCCTCCCCCACGCCCTCACCTGGGCCCGTCTCGCGGTGGCCGCCCAGGCGCTGGGCGTCGGGCTGTCCCTCCTGGACAGGACGGTGGCGTACGTCAGGCAGCGCAAGCAGTTCGGTGTGTCCGTGGGGTCGTTCCAGGCGGTGAAACACCGGCTGGCGGACGCCAAGGTGGCCCTGGAGTTCGCGCGCCCGCTGGTGTTCGGGGCAGCGGTCACCCTGGACCCGGTGGACGCGGCGGCGGCCAAGGTGACGGCGTGCGAGGCGGCGTACACGACCGCGCGCACGGCGCTGCAACTGCACGGCGCGATCGGCTACACGGCGGAGTACGACCTCTCCCTCTGGCTGACCAAGGCCCGCGCCCTGCGAACCGCGTGGGGCGCTCCGGCCGAGTGCCGGGACATGGTCCTCAGCGGTGGCGGCCGCCGGCGGTGACCTCCCGTCGCTGCGCGACCTACGGCTCGGGATCGGGCCTCCCCTCACCACCCCTCCCCATCGTTCGCTATTTTGTTCGCCGCCGTCCTCACCGGCTCGTCATCAGCCCCGCACCCACAAGGAGCCGGCCGTGGAACCCGAGTCCCCGTCGTCGTCCGAGCCCGCCGTCACCACCTGCTACCGCCACCCGAAAGTGGAGTCGTACGTCCGCTGCACCCGCTGCGAGCGGTTCATCTGCCCCGACTGCATGCGCGACGCGGCCGTGGGCCACCAGTGTCCGGAGTGCGTGCAGGAGGGCGCGCGTACGGTTCGTCAGGCCCGCACGGCCTTCGGCGGCCGGATCTCGGCGGTCCCGCTGGTGACGTACGTCCTGATCGGCCTTAACGTCGTGGCCTACGTCGCCGAACTGCTCCGCCCGTCGATCGTCGACGACTTCGCGATGCTGGGCCGGGGCCTCGCCGGCCCGGACGGACTGCACTACGTCTGGCAGAGCGCCTACCCGGCCGACTTCCACCTCGAAGGCGTGATCGACGGCGAGTGGTACCGCCTGCTCACCGGCGCCTTCCTCCACATCCCGCCCACCGACGGCACGTTCGGCATCCTGCACATCGTGATGAACATGGTCACGCTGTGGAACGTGGGCCGGGTGGTGGAGGCCCAGCTCGGCCGGGCCCGCTATCTGAGCCTGTACCTCCTGTCGGCCCTCGGCGGCTCCGTCCTGGTCCTCCTCCTCGCCCCCGACGCCCGCACGGTCGGCGCCTCCGGCGCGATCTTCGGCGTCTGCACGGCGTACTACGTCCTGGCCCGCCGCCTCGGCGCCGACCCGGCGGGCATCAACCGCTTCATGGCGGGCCTCCTGATCTGGCTGGTCATCTCCGCGGTCGTGACGTCCTGGCAGGGCCACCTCGGCGGCCTCCTGACCGGCGGCCTGATCGCCCTGGGCTTCGCGTACGCACCCCGGGATCGGCGGCGGGTGCTGGTGCAGGCGGGGGTGTGCGCGGGGGTGCTGGCGCTGCTGGCGGTGCTGGCCCTGGCGAAGGCGGCGGCGATGACGGGCTGAGGCCCTCAGCCGGTACATGCGACGGCGCCTGCCCGGTAGTCCGGTCGGGGACTGGTGGGCAGGCGCCGTCTGTGTTCCGTACGCCGTTGTACGGGACGTGTGTGGGGGACGGTGACCCGTGAAGGTCACCGTCCCGTGTCGCTCAGGTCGTCAGACCGTCAGCGAGCGGTCCGTCGGGCGGATCGGGGCCGGCAGGTCGCTCGCGCCCGTGAGGAAGCGGTCGCAGCCACGGGCCGCCGAGCGGCCCTCCGCGATCGCCCAGACGATGAGGGACTGACCGCGCCCCGCGTCGCCCGCCACGAACACACCCGGCACGTTGGTCTGGAAGTCGGCGTCGCGCGCGATGTTGCCGCGCTCGTCGAGGTCCAGGCCGAACTGCTCGACCAGGCCGTTCTCCCGGTCGGTGCCGGTGAAGCCCATCGCCAGCGTGACCAGCTGGGCGGGGATCTTCCGCTCCGTGCCCGGCTTCTGCGTCAGCTTGCCGTCGACGAACTCGACCTCGACGAGGTGCAGCCACTGCACGTTGCCGTCCTCGTCGCCCTCGAAGTGGGTGGTGGAGACGGAGTAGACCCGCTCGCCGCCCTCCTCGTGCGCGGAGGTGACCTTGTAG
This genomic stretch from Streptomyces deccanensis harbors:
- a CDS encoding TetR/AcrR family transcriptional regulator; this encodes MPTKKKPTTTAGDKPPAAPARRRELLDRAATVFADLGYNATTVRRIADDVGMLAGSLYYYFESKDAMLEEILRTFLDELWEGYDAVLDAELRPRETFEALVVESFRAIDRHRAAVAIYQNEAKKLVAQDRFQFLDASQRKFEKAWLTTLERGVAAEEFRADLDTRLTYRFVRDTVWVAASWYRPGGRLGPEEIARQYLSMVLEGIAVRAEPQP
- a CDS encoding SDR family oxidoreductase, whose amino-acid sequence is MKNVDPPTYVPGHGLLAGRTAVITAAAGAGIGGATARRFLEEGARVLISDAHTRRLKEYKTELVAEFGADSVRAVPCDVTNDDQVRALFEAAARLHGRLDIVVNNAGLGGTSDLVDMTDEQWSRVLDVTLNGTFRCTRAALRLMRETGTGVIVNNASVVGWRAQAGQAHYAAAKAGVMALTRCAAIEAAAYGVRVNAVSPSLAMHPHLAKVTTPELLEELTAREALGRYAEPWEVANVIVFLASGYSSYLTGEIVSVSNQHP
- a CDS encoding acyl-CoA dehydrogenase family protein; this translates as MDLARSPADEAFRAEARAWLRAHVPSEPLPSLETEEGFAAHRAWEAELAADRWSVVHWPTAYGGRDAGLPRWLVFEEEYYAAGAPGRVGQNGVNLLAPTLFDHGTEEQRARVLPPMACGEVVWAQAWSEPEAGSDLASLTSRAVRTAGGWLLTGQKTWSSRAAFADRAFGLFRSEPGTARPHQGLTYLMFDLRAPGVTVRPIGRLDGRPAFAELFLDDVFVPDEDVIGAPGQGWRVAMSTAGNERGLTLRSPGRFLAAADRLLGLWQERGSPASARDAVADALIGARAYELFTHAAASRFLQGTPIGPEASLNKVFWSEYDIALHETALDLLGEEGEAADTGWSEGYVFSLAGPIYAGTNEIQRDIIAERLLGLPKGRR
- a CDS encoding acyl-CoA dehydrogenase family protein, which gives rise to MRFLLDTEQRAFAESLDAMLTAAGTPAVARAWGRGEHAVGRAVWARLAEAGVFALAAPEAYEGVGPLPVELAVAFVELGRHAVPGPLVETVTATVLLAGLDDPGPAERLLPALVSGKAMATVAPAPGSYALDGDAAETRLSLDPAAGGLRLAPGHGPVRPSLDPARRLTHLSPGGELLAPHAPLPHALTWARLAVAAQALGVGLSLLDRTVAYVRQRKQFGVSVGSFQAVKHRLADAKVALEFARPLVFGAAVTLDPVDAAAAKVTACEAAYTTARTALQLHGAIGYTAEYDLSLWLTKARALRTAWGAPAECRDMVLSGGGRRR
- a CDS encoding rhomboid family intramembrane serine protease, yielding MEPESPSSSEPAVTTCYRHPKVESYVRCTRCERFICPDCMRDAAVGHQCPECVQEGARTVRQARTAFGGRISAVPLVTYVLIGLNVVAYVAELLRPSIVDDFAMLGRGLAGPDGLHYVWQSAYPADFHLEGVIDGEWYRLLTGAFLHIPPTDGTFGILHIVMNMVTLWNVGRVVEAQLGRARYLSLYLLSALGGSVLVLLLAPDARTVGASGAIFGVCTAYYVLARRLGADPAGINRFMAGLLIWLVISAVVTSWQGHLGGLLTGGLIALGFAYAPRDRRRVLVQAGVCAGVLALLAVLALAKAAAMTG